The following coding sequences lie in one Apostichopus japonicus isolate 1M-3 chromosome 13, ASM3797524v1, whole genome shotgun sequence genomic window:
- the LOC139978231 gene encoding alkaline ceramidase 2-like — protein sequence MWILLMIVGTFSIYFHATLSLVGQLLDEVSIIWVVFCGVALWFPRRLYPSLFNGSRKYFKLMMFLITMVSTVLACMKPSLNNFFMMPFIIPCLGMLVFEMKRTQCRRITRLGRTCALLWVVSVGCWAGDYFLCEVWQNISFPYLHCMWHILVFVSAYTACVLFSYFDAQNECPEMGPVLRYWPKDSWVNFGVPYVTLKSYGIKPID from the exons ATGTGGATCCTGCTAATGATTGTAGGCACCTTCTCAATATATTTTCATGCTACTCTCAGTTTGGTTGGCCAGCTGCTTGATGAAGTTTCCATCATCTGGGTGGTTTTCTGTGGTGTAGCACTCTGGTTCCCAAGGAGACTCTACCCATCTCTTTTCAATGGCAGCAG GAAGTATTTCAAGTTGATGATGTTCTTGATAACCATGGTCAGCACCGTCCTGGCCTGTATGAAGCCCTCACTCAATAACTTCTTCATGATGCCATTCATCATACCATGCTTGGGAATGCTGGTCTTCGAAATGAAAAG AACGCAGTGTCGTAGAATCACCCGTCTTGGTCGCACCTGCGCTCTCCTGTGGGTAGTCTCTGTAGGTTGTTGGGCTGGAGACTATTTCCTCTGCGAGGTTTGGCAGAATATCTCGTTTCCGTACCTCCATTGCATGTGGCACATCCTGGTGTTTGTATCGGCGTACACTGCCTGTGTACTCTTCTCCTACTTCGATGCCCAGAACGAGTGTCCAGAGATGGGTCCTGTGCTGCGCTATTGGCCCAAAGATAGTTGGGTAAACTTTGGAGTGCCGTACGTGACTTTAAAAAGTTACGGCATCAAGCcaattgattaa